A region of Gracilinanus agilis isolate LMUSP501 chromosome 3, AgileGrace, whole genome shotgun sequence DNA encodes the following proteins:
- the NTF4 gene encoding neurotrophin-4: MLPRLVWPFLFLLWGLPLRAALREPPPVPPFPGLEWDLLSPRVALSRGAPSGPPLLFLLEAAPVSVVAANRSRSRREAGRRGELAVCDAVSSWVTDRRTAVDLRGREVEVLGEVPAAGGGPLRQYFFETRCKAAASSEGPEGGPGCRGVDRRHWVSECKAKQSYVRALTADGQGRVGWRWIRIDTACVCTLLSRAAAGGRA, encoded by the coding sequence ATGCTTCCGAGGCTCGTCTggcccttcctctttcttctctgggGCCTCCCTCTCCGTGCGGCCCTCCGGGAGCCCCCCCCCGTACCCCCCTTCCCGGGGCTCGAGTGGGACCTGCTGTCCCCCCGGGTGGCCCTGTCTCGCGGGGCCCCCTCGGGGCCCCCGCTCCTCTTCCTCCTGGAGGCCGCCCCGGTCTCGGTGGTCGCGGCCAACAGGAGCCGGAGCAGGCGGGAGGCGGGCCGTCGGGGCGAGCTGGCTGTGTGTGACGCCGTCAGCAGCTGGGTGACGGACCGCCGCACCGCCGTGGACCTGCGAGGCCGCGAGGTGGAGGTGTTGGGGGAGGTCCCGGCGGCCGGGGGCGGGCCCCTGCGCCAGTACTTCTTCGAGACCCGCTGCAAAGCGGCGGCGAGCTCCGAGGGTCCCGAGGGCGGGCCAGGCTGCCGGGGCGTGGACCGTAGGCATTGGGTGTCCGAGTGCAAAGCCAAGCAGTCGTACGTGCGCGCGCTGACCGCCGACGGCCAGGGCCGAGTGGGCTGGAGGTGGATCCGCATCGACACGGCGTGTGTGTGCACCCTGCTCAGCCGGGCCGCTGCGGGTGGGCGCGCCTAA
- the LOC123242885 gene encoding uncharacterized protein LOC123242885: MAGLSRPSHYGPLGSPVEGPGGRRPPRPDWRQLSSGVGVPPGSGSVAPFPPPIVRSTVPETLPPGAEQESCLLDFDELLNRWETTSGAAYVPKTHGDIYGQPSYRLTPMIDRAVGIKDLGDKIKARPFRRPLTMAYQKSETRDKYQGWPNLGPETIMRVGPQPWELADHHAQGPSQAMIPTTKNPVLAGKPFYISDQGVLDRQQPYMTTTARTHRLFTKKQLGICRLKSVKKTLQQSCAELNRRSVKPLPRATGVSQTQSRVPHRGALSLTQESFVAPQHPMSLPDRFCPLEAPWVDQRQAIPSLQTVPHVYRTENSRYGSLKPTFV; encoded by the exons ATGGCCGGCCTCTCTCGGCCCTCGCACTACGGCCCCCTGGGCAGTCCCGTCGAGGGGCCTGGCGGTCGGAGGCCCCCGCGGCCAGACTGGCGACAACTCAGCAGCGGTGTGGGCGTCCCCCCCGGGTCGGGCAGCGTCGCCCCCTTTCCCCCGCCTATAGTGCGG AGCACGGTACCCGAGACCCTCCCGCCAGGGGCTGAGCAAGAATCCTGCCTCCTGGACTTCGATGAGCTCCTCAACCGCTGGGAGACGACGTCGGGCGCAGCGTACGTGCCCAAGACTCACGGGGACATCTACGGGCAGCCCTCGTACCGGCTCACGCCCATGATCGATCGAGCCGTGGGGATCAAGGACCTGGGAGACAAG ATCAAGGCCCGGCCCTTCCGGCGCCCCTTGACCATGGCGTACCAGAAAAGCGAGACGCGGGACAAGTACCAAGGCTGGCCCAATCTGGGCCCCGAAACCATCATGCGGGTGGGCCCGCAGCCCTGGGAGCTGGCCGATCACCACGCCCAGGGGCCCAGCCAG GCCATGATCCCCACCACCAAGAACCCGGTGCTGGCCGGGAAGCCCTTCTACATCTCAGACCAGGGAGTGCTCGACCGCCAGCAGCCCTACATGACCACGACTGCCCGAACCCACCGCCTCTTCACCAA GAAGCAGCTGGGCATCTGCCGCCTAAAGAGTGTTAAGAAGACCTTGCAGCAGAGCTGCGCGGAGCTCAACAGGCGGTCGGTGAAGCCTCTACCCCGTGCCACGGGCGTCAGCCAGACCCAGTCCAGAGTCCCCCATCGAGGGGCCCTGTCCCTGACCCAGGAGTCCTTCGTGGCCCCCCAGCACCCCATGAGCCTGCCTGACCGCTTCTGCCCGCTGGAAGCTCCCTGGGTGGACCAGAGGCAGGCCATCCCCAGCCTGCAGACCGTGCCCCACGTCTACCGGACCGAAAACTCCCGCTATGGCAGCCTGAAGCCCACCTTCGTCTGA
- the LHB gene encoding lutropin subunit beta isoform X2, translating to MERYQELTVLLLLLLLEGGSCGASSLRPLCRPTNATLAAESDACPVCVTFTTTICAGYCPSMVRVLPAALPPGPQLVCTYRELTFSSIRLPGCPPGVDPIFSFPVALSCACGSCRLSHSDCGGPRARPHLCTRPHLSLRLL from the exons ATGGAGAGGTACCAG GAGCTAAcagtgctgctgctgcttctgctgctggAGGGGGGCTCCTGTGGAGCCAGCTCCCTCCGCCCCCTGTGCAGACCAACTAACGCCACCCTGGCTGCGGAGAGCGATGCCTGCCCAGTGTGTGTGACTTTCACCACCACCATCTGTGCTGGCTACTGCCCCAGCATG gtGCGGGTGCTGCCAGCCGCATTGCCTCCTGGCCCTCAGCTGGTCTGCACATACAGGGAGCTGACCTTCTCCTCCATCCGGCTGCCTGGATGCCCACCTGGTGTGGACCCCATCTTCTCCTTCCCTGTGGCCCTCAGCTGTGCTTGTGGATCCTGCCGCCTGAGCCACTCGGACTGCGGGGGGCCCCGGGCCCGACCCCACCTGTGCACCCGGCCCCACCTCAGCCTCCGCCTCCTCTAG
- the LHB gene encoding lutropin subunit beta isoform X1, whose product MERYQVRARDPGRPSGEGRWKEGLQAPAAEPRHPGNPWGSGWEGAPAPEGWQRMGSGRKGGGMGAPECLDGRLGALGSQMPGSPQELTVLLLLLLLEGGSCGASSLRPLCRPTNATLAAESDACPVCVTFTTTICAGYCPSMVRVLPAALPPGPQLVCTYRELTFSSIRLPGCPPGVDPIFSFPVALSCACGSCRLSHSDCGGPRARPHLCTRPHLSLRLL is encoded by the exons ATGGAGAGGTACCAGGTCAGAGCCCGGGATCCCGGGAGGCCCAGTGGAGAGGGGCGGTGGAAGGAAGGGCTCCAGGCTCCAGCAGCAGAGCCGAGACACCCAGGAAACCCATGGGGAAGCGGGTGGGAGGGGGCCCCGGCACCAGAAGGGTGGCAGAGGATGGGGTCTGGGAGAAAGGGGGGAGGTATGGGAGCTCCGGAGTGCCTGGATGGGAGGTTGGGGGCCCTGGGGTCTCAGATGCCTGGCTCCCCCCAGGAGCTAAcagtgctgctgctgcttctgctgctggAGGGGGGCTCCTGTGGAGCCAGCTCCCTCCGCCCCCTGTGCAGACCAACTAACGCCACCCTGGCTGCGGAGAGCGATGCCTGCCCAGTGTGTGTGACTTTCACCACCACCATCTGTGCTGGCTACTGCCCCAGCATG gtGCGGGTGCTGCCAGCCGCATTGCCTCCTGGCCCTCAGCTGGTCTGCACATACAGGGAGCTGACCTTCTCCTCCATCCGGCTGCCTGGATGCCCACCTGGTGTGGACCCCATCTTCTCCTTCCCTGTGGCCCTCAGCTGTGCTTGTGGATCCTGCCGCCTGAGCCACTCGGACTGCGGGGGGCCCCGGGCCCGACCCCACCTGTGCACCCGGCCCCACCTCAGCCTCCGCCTCCTCTAG
- the RUVBL2 gene encoding ruvB-like 2, whose product MATTAATTKVPEVRDVTRIERIGAHSHIRGLGLDDALEPRQVSQGMVGQLAARRAAGVVLEMIREGKIAGRAVLIAGQPGTGKTAIAMGMAQALGPDTPFTAIAGSEIFSLEMSKTEALTQAFRRSIGVRIKEETEIIEGEVVEIQIDRPATGTGSKVGKLTLKTTEMETIYDLGTKMIESLTKEKVQAGDVITIDKATGKISKLGRSFTRARDYDAMGSQTKFVQCPDGELQKRKEVVHTVSLHEIDVINSRTQGFLALFSGDTGEIKSEVREQINAKVAEWREEGKAEIIPGVLFIDEVHMLDIESFSFLNRALESDMAPVLIMATNRGITRIRGTSYQSPHGIPIDLLDRLLIVSTTPYSEKDTKQILRIRCEEEDVEMSEDAYTVLTRIGLETSLRYAIQLITAASLVCRKRKGTEVQVDDIKRVYSLFLDESRSTQYMKEYQDAFLFNELKGETMDTS is encoded by the exons ATGGCAACCACG GCAGCGACCACCAAGGTTCCTGAGGTGCGGGATGTGACTCGGATTGAGCGGATTg GTGCTCACTCCCACATCCGAGGCTTAGGGTTGGATGATGCTCTGGAGCCCAGACAG GTGTCCCAGGGCATGGTGGGACAGCTGGCCGCCCGGCGGGCTGCTGGTGTGGTGCTGGAGATGATCCGGGAGGGGAAGATAGCTGGTCGGGCCGTGCTCATTGCTGGGCAGCCTGGCACAGGGAAGACGGCCATTGCCATGG GTATGGCCCAGGCCCTGGGACCGGACACGCCATTCACCGCCATTGCTGGCAGCGagattttttctttggaaatgaGCAAGACAGAGGCCCTGACCCAGGCTTTCCGCAGGTCCATTGGGGTCCGAATAAA GGAAGAGACTGAGATCATTGAAGGGGAAGTGGTGGAGATCCAGATTGACCGGCCTGCTACAGGAACG GGCTCCAAGGTGGGGAAGCTGACGCTGAAGACTACGGAGATGGAGACCATCTATGATCTGGGCACAAAAATGATTGAGTCCCTCACCAAGGAAAAGGTCCAAGCAGG AGATGTCATCACCATCGACAAGGCCACGGGCAAGATATCTAAGCTGGGGCGCTCCTTTACCCGGGCCAGGGACTATGATGCTATGGGCTCCCAG ACCAAGTTTGTTCAGTGTCCGGATGGGGAGcttcagaagagaaaggaggtTGTGCATACGGTGTCTCTCCACGAGATTGATGTCATCAACTCCCGCACCCAGGGCTTCCTGGCACTCTTCTCAG GTGACACCGGGGAGATCAAGTCTGAGGTGCGGGAGCAGATCAATGCCAAAGTCGCCGAGTGGCGAGAGGAAGGCAAGGCTGAGATCATTCCTGGG GTGCTGTTCATAGATGAGGTTCACATGCTTGACATCGAGAGCTTCTCTTTCCTCAACCGGGCCCTGGAGAGTGACATGGCGCCTGTGCTCATTATGGCTACCAACCGAGGCATTACCAG aATCCGGGGTACCAGCTACCAGAGTCCCCACGGCATTCCCATTGACCTGCTAGATCGGCTGCTCATTGTCTCTACCACGCCTTACAGTGAGAAGGACACAAAACAGATTCTCCGGATCCG GTGTGAGGAGGAGGATGTGGAGATGAGTGAAGATGCTTATACGGTGCTGACCCGGATCGGCCTGGAAACCTCTCTTCGGTATGCCATTCAGCTCATCACAGCCGCCAGCCTGGTGTGCCGGAAGCGCAAG GGCACCGAAGTGCAGGTGGACGACATTAAGCGGGTCTACTCTCTCTTCCTGGATGAATCTCGGTCCACACAGTACATGAAGGAGTACCAGGACGCTTTCCTCTTTAATGAGCTAA AGGGTGAGACCATGGACACCTCCTGA